The segment CTGGCCTCACACAGCTGCAAGGTACACAATAGTAGCAGGGGGAACAAGAGAATGATAAATATAACAAAGTGACAGAATGACTGGTATATATTGACAGAGCACCTCATCATCAGAACATCATACTGTACGTGGGGTGTGTCTGGCTATGTTTCCACGCCTGCTACGCAGTAAGACAGACTGGACTGGTGTGAACTTTGTAAGCCTCTGACCTACCTCTGCCGAGTGAGGGTCTGGGTaacacagataaacagagagCACATGATGATTCTAATGGCAACTTCCATACAAGCAGGACGAGCTATGCTTCTCTGATGTTTCCACACATTACCCAGAAACATCATCACATAACACAAGCAATGAGTACATAGGTCAGGAGATTTGCTCACTACAGTAGCACAGAAATGCTAATATTTACATCGTATCATTGTCAGGCATCTGTGTCTAAAAGGCAACCTTCATGTTTTCGGACATTCATTCAGGAACAGTTGATAAAGGGGATGGGGATCTTTAATATCTATGGTAACAAGTCCTACAGAATCCTACACTCGTCCACCGTCTCCATTGGACAGAGCCACAGCAAGTCTGAGAGAGGGCCGCTGCAGCCCCActtgtggtggtggggggggtgttgcTGCCAAAGGCTGATGTTTACCTGTAGACATGCTCTCCCCAGGAGACAGTCCATCCAGGAGGCCTTGCTCCAGGGGCTGGGGAACTGGAGCTGTGGCCAGGCCAGAGAGCCCTGGAGGGGCTgtgggaggctgaggagggggCAGGCTGGGTCTCTGCCTAGGCTTAGGGGTAGGCCGAGACTTGGTGAGCGTTCCAGTCATGGAGGGTGGGGACGAAATGGAGTGGGGCGCCCCCAGTGGGGTCTGCCCAGGGGAGGATGGGGGCACTTGCCCTGGAGGGCAGGCCAGTCCATAAGGGGAGGGAGTGCTAGGAGGTGTGGGAGACAGGCTGACCGGTGACGGCTGACCTGTGGACTGGTCGGACATCCCGCCAGACTGGCCATAAGGGACCTTGGGAGGCACAGGGGCCAACTTCTTGGAACCTGGAAGCACACCACACAGGCAAATTATTGTCTcctgttgaaaatgaaatggcatCATTTTAAACTCAAGACAGTCAATGTATGCTCAAGCTGTGAGAGGTGCTGACCTTTGCGCAGGGTGTGCGGACTGTGCTCTGTGGAGTGGGGGGactggctgctgctctgtggaCTGCTGCTTGGTGGGACCGTCGGACCTGCCACCTGGATGGCTTTGTGTCCAATTACAGGGGAGAGTTCTTTACTCTTCAATGAACTGAAAAGTGTAAACAGTAGCCATTAGTGTGCAGAGTGTACCAGACATATCATGCACAttgccaccaccaccaccatcatcgccatcatcatcagTACAGACAGAAACATTGTCATATTAATAGTTTTAATTGCAAATCTTTGTACATGTTCAAATCAGAGTACATCAAATACTACGGAGCATCTGGTATTTCCTTAGCcatttatgaaaatgttgttGACCACCCAGTTCATGAGAACATAATTGCATCCACTTCTTAGTGGAGTAATGAGGTTATATGCCATTGTTAACCAGACAGATGCTGTAGTTCACATTTCACCAACATTTAGATGGACACAATAATGATGTTAGTTAAAAACATACCACAAATTTTAACTTGAATAAaacaagagtaaaaaaaaatcaattgagGGAAAACGGCAGAGATACAACATGTAGCAAGCTAAATCTAAACCGATTTCATATACTGCAGTAACAATGAAGACAGAAAGTTGGCTTAATCATGAACCAACTTCATGCTACCTgactctgaaataaaaacaacaactgtatgAGCAATGAATAAACATTATTAATTATGATTATAATTAGTAACTCAACTTCTGGGTGATGAAGCCAGCCTTACTCATTAGTGAAACAAGATAGGGAATATAATTTGACATATGTTCATTTTAAgcacaaacattacatttttgaCCTACTGCGTCCACACATCATAAGACCTAGCTCATGGAGTGTCTTCCACAAAGAGCATCCGTACTGCACTCTCTTAATTACATTTAAGATTATGAGACATCTACTTAACTGAGATCTCCTGCAGTGCCTTTTGGGTCGTGTGCTTTCTGTAAATAAGCCAACTCACTGGGAAATTGTTGCATTTCAGTTATCACAACAGTGGCTTTATCAAGCGAGCTTGTTCTGACCGCTGACAAAGATTTGCTGTAAGGATTCATCCTGGCCAGTAGTGATTGTGACACCAGTGACTTACGGCTTAGGAAACTGCCACAGTCACTCTACAAAAACTCAGCATCTTAGATGGAGCTGACAGATGCTGAAGCTTTATTAAGATGTTCCAAACTGTAGCATCCAGCACATTGCAAAAAGTATACTATGTAACTAACCAAAAAACTTTCTTTCCTTAAAAAAGtggtattttcattttgctggaTAGTGAAATAAATAGCTGCAAACTgtataataaatacattcatatgcTATGTGATGGCCATATGCAGCATTGTtcatgtatttatcatttactcAATACCAGCATCAAACAGAGCGCTATATAAGCCAGTAACATCCTTAGTTGCTAGGCAACCCCATGAGAGGCATCCCCAGACAACCTGAATGTTACAGAATCTGAGGCATGTAATTCaaagggggagggaaaaaaagcaaaaagaaaatatgagccAGCGAGCTAGAGGAGACGAGAGATACAGCTGCCACTCTGTGATGCATCCACAGTGGCCATGGGTGTGTTGTATTTACCTAGTCAGCCTGGGGGGTCCTCTCTCTCGGGTACATGGACAGGCAGCCCACGGCGGGGGCGGGGGTGCGGACGAGGGGAGGCTAGGGGGGTTGCTGAGGGACTGGTCATGGCGGGTTAGTACCAAGGGGGTTTTGATGTAGAGTGGCGAAGCATTAGTGTCTGGTGGGGGGGCATGCGACATGTCACCAGGCGGACTGTGCTTGGGGAAGTGCAGACAGCTGGGTTTGGGGTTTGAATTGATGTCAagtgacgaggaggaggaggaagaggaggaggaggggggcggggcCGGGGGAGTGAAGCCAGACCAGCGcactgggggtgggggtgagccGGGGGGCTGAGACTCTGGACCTGGTGCCACGGGGCGAGCGCAGGGTGGGGGCTTGGGATAGAAGTGGTGCGGGAGAGTGTGGCACGAGGAGGTGGGGTAAGGGGGGGGTGGCCGGTCCTCCCCTGGGGGTGGGTGGGCATGAGAGGTGTCCGGCCGATTGGGCGACACGTTGTCTGAGCTGTAGATATTAAGAGAATAGACAGCACAAAAGAAACAGCTCTAGTGATTGAACAGGGAGACGCATTGGAGCGATATAGGATAAGCTGTTTTGATGATTAGGGTGTTAGTGTGTTAGTTATTCTGTAGccataaacagaaaaagaaaataaattgcatttttgGGTGGGTGGTAGGCACCAAGCTTTGCACACAGTCAGCTTAGTGCAAATACAAAGACAAGcacaaagaaagagcaaaagaaatgaaagttttaCTGCCAAAGGAAAAGAACAGTGTGTGTCGAACCCCCTCTGTGATCACCTTGTGTCTGTACACTGCATGGAGCTGTGAGgatctgtctctgcagccaaAGTGCTGGTCTGCAGCTTACAATGTTATCAAGCTGACCTGATGACTGAATCGCCTCATCCGCTGCATATGAAAACCCTATCTGTCCTGATTCCTACAAGACTTGTTTGCATTGCAGGTCCTGCAGCCAGCCCAGGGCAGtgtgaaacagacacaaaacccTTTCATTGGCTGAAAGAGCCacaagagaggaggggaaagcCAGCCAAACTAGAAGCTATATTATCTCCTCTCTGCCACATAGGCAGAGCCAGTGACCATGAAGTGATTATTCATATGTTTAACTATGATAATcatagtcaaaaaaaaaaaaggcaaaatcaGTCTGGGTGtcaacagaaaaggaaataattcACGACCACAGCTGAAATAGCCAAGCCACAACAATGGGATCTGGAAATATTAGCATGCTCGCAAGGACTTGCAGATTGAAGCTTAGTGCCATGTACACAAAGAAAACGCCcacacattatttatatatatatatatatatataaaaaaacaaagaaaaaaatcccctcAGGGTTAACAAATGTCTGTATCCTTTGTAAAATTTAACCCACACTTCCATCTCCCccaaaaaacaggagaaacagcGTAAATGTAGATTGTGAAATCATGATAAATAACTCAATTAGACATGGAGGTGCTGACAGAAACATACTAAAAGGAACATGGTGTCTGCACATTAATGTCTGTAAATTAACACAGCAAAGGGTCTCGATCCCCAAGAGCTGAGAAGTCAATGGTGGtgataatgatggtgatgacaaTAAAAGGGAGGAGTAGATGCGTGAGGAAGAGGGAGACAGCGGCTCCACGGTGACTTACCAGAACCTTTCTCCCAGTGGCGGCGTCGCAGATGGGGAGGTGGCGAGCTCGCCGGGCTGCTCTGGGATGAGTGCGTCTGCGGGAGAGCCGGGGCCTTGCATGCCTGGAGGGGTGGAGGACGCTTTGCGGGCCAGCGTGGCTGAACCTTTGCGAGACACCCAAGAGGTATCCATCACCCGGACTCCCATGCTGGAGACAAAAACATACTCTGAGTCATATATGATGATGTGGCAAAGGTGTGACGAGGCCAGTGAGGGTGGCAAGGAGAGAATTGTAAAAAGGCTTGATACGGTACCTTTGTATCTTCCTAATGCTGCGTTAGTTGGGGAGAAGAGAGGCAAAAGGGGGTATGAGAGATCAGAAGTAATGCAAACATGgttcacaacacaacatttaaacCATTTAGGACACTAAGCCGGCACTTAGGAAAGTTCCACTAAAAGGCTTGTTTTTCTAATTACATTTTGGGAATGTAGCACAGACTGAGCTTTTCTGCTAAGCTGCTCATTATTCTAAAGAGACAAAAGCTCCATACTGATAGCTACTTATTATGGGAAGCGCAGATTTTGATCAATGTCTCTAATATTAAAGGCTTTTTCTTCGTTTAATGGGGATATTTTGAAGGCGTCAGTTCTAATTCTGCCAGTGATTTTCCACTGGCTGGATGAATGACTCAGGCCAGGTGACGTGTTAACCAGACTGCGAAGGAAGAGCTGAGTGTGGGAGGATGGGAAGATAACACTGAAGAAATAtttcctgaggaaaaaaaaaaaaaaagaggtaacTAGCAGCCCTCCATCAGATATCTGTTGCCATAGAGACAATGCAACTCAAGGAATTTCAGCCCCACGTATTCGAATAAAGCTGATGACTCCGTGTAATAAGAGATGTAGTTGTATCTGCTGGAATCATCAGAAGGTGAGAATAACGGTAAAATGAACTTCAGATTACAGGATGTATAAATACTCCACTGAGGTAATGGATTTTTAATGTGCAAGCTTTACCCTCTTCAAGTACGAGAATTCATTATCAGGTGCTTCAGAGGCGGCgtgggtggagagagagagagagagagaaagagagaggaaggaagcagAAGGATGGACCTGGCGTCATACCCATCCTTCTTGTAGAACTCCAGCATCATGTTGTCCGTGGCGACGCTCAGTGGGCGTCGGCTCTGGTCGTGCTGCTGCTTGCGATCAGATTGGTCCATGTCTGGTGAAGGCATGGAGCTGTAGTTGGAGTTGTGGTTGGTGTGGATCGGGCTGCCATAGCTGCCTGTCAAGTTGAACTCAATCTCTGAGGGCGAAGCAGACGCAGCATTAACATACAGTATACAGTAGTTAGAGCATTCGATAGGTTGGGTGGGTGTTAGCCTGTGTGTGAATACTTTAGCATCTAAAATATCACATACATTTTCTTCTCCTAAATAGATGAGATCTAAGACATGATTATTAACAGTCCTCAGGTTTTTTGGCTGGTGCTGTGGGTTTATGTGGACTGACAGCCTTTGAAAGACaattatgacatcacaaattaTTATCATA is part of the Echeneis naucrates chromosome 8, fEcheNa1.1, whole genome shotgun sequence genome and harbors:
- the arhgap44a gene encoding rho GTPase-activating protein 44 isoform X1, which produces MKKQFNRMRQLANQTVGRAEKTEVLSEDLLQVEKRLDLVKQVTHSTHKKLTACLQGQQGTDVEKRSVKSPSKKLPLTILAQCMVEGAAVLGDDSLLGKMLKLCGETEEKLAQELIQFEFQIERDVVEPLYVLAEVDIPNIQKQRKHLAKLVLDMDSARTRYQQSSKSSSHPSTLQPGAKSESLREEMEESANRMEICRDQLSADMYNFVAKEIDYANYFQTMIETQAEYHRKSLEILHSVLPQIKAHQEAWVEKPSFGKSLEEHLNISGREIAFPIEACVTMLLECGMQEEGLFRVAPSASKLKKLKASLDCGVLDVQEYSSDPHAIAGALKSYLRELPEPLMTTELYDEWIQASNIQDMDKRLQALMAACEKLPTDNLNNFRYLIKFLARLSEYQDANKMTPGNMAIVLGPNLLWTHTEPNMTEMMTTLSLQIVGIIEPIIQHADWFFPGEIEFNLTGSYGSPIHTNHNSNYSSMPSPDMDQSDRKQQHDQSRRPLSVATDNMMLEFYKKDGMGVRVMDTSWVSRKGSATLARKASSTPPGMQGPGSPADALIPEQPGELATSPSATPPLGERFCSDNVSPNRPDTSHAHPPPGEDRPPPPYPTSSCHTLPHHFYPKPPPCARPVAPGPESQPPGSPPPPVRWSGFTPPAPPPSSSSSSSSSSLDINSNPKPSCLHFPKHSPPGDMSHAPPPDTNASPLYIKTPLVLTRHDQSLSNPPSLPSSAPPPPPWAACPCTRERGPPRLTSSLKSKELSPVIGHKAIQVAGPTVPPSSSPQSSSQSPHSTEHSPHTLRKGSKKLAPVPPKVPYGQSGGMSDQSTGQPSPVSLSPTPPSTPSPYGLACPPGQVPPSSPGQTPLGAPHSISSPPSMTGTLTKSRPTPKPRQRPSLPPPQPPTAPPGLSGLATAPVPQPLEQGLLDGLSPGESMSTGKHQPLAATPPPPPQVGLQRPSLRLAVALSNGDGGRV